The genomic segment GTACGGCGTTGGCGCAGGTGGCGGCAGCGGCTGGAAACAACACGCGATTGTGGGGTCGCGATCAAGAACTGATCGATACGATGATCCAAGCCGGGCAGAATGTGCGCTATCTGCCGGATGTACCGCTGTTGCCTGAGATTGCGCCAACCGCCCTTATGACCGATCTCGCCGACTGCGATCTGCTGGTAATCGTCGTCCCAGCGCAAGCCACCCGCGCCATTCTTGCGGCGTTGCGGCCCGTCATCCGCAATAACGCCGCCTTGTTGCTTGCTGCAAAAGGGGTTGAGCAAAAGACCCTCGCGCTGATGAGCGAGGTCGCGGCCCAAGAGCTGCCCGGACACAGCTGTGCGGTGTTATCGGGTCCAACCTTTGCTGGTGAAGTCGCACGGGGGCTGCCGACCGCAGTGACCTTGGCTTCCGCGACACTGACGAGGGCCGAAGCACTGGCAGCGCAGCTTGGTACGCGGAGCTTTCGCCCCTACGCGAGCGACGATCCGATCGGGGCGGAAATCGGCGGCGCGGTCAAAAACGTGCTGGCTATCGCCTGTGGTATTGTCGAAGGGCTGGGACTGGGGGAGAA from the Limibacillus halophilus genome contains:
- a CDS encoding NAD(P)H-dependent glycerol-3-phosphate dehydrogenase yields the protein MTTIGIVGAGAWGTALAQVAAAAGNNTRLWGRDQELIDTMIQAGQNVRYLPDVPLLPEIAPTALMTDLADCDLLVIVVPAQATRAILAALRPVIRNNAALLLAAKGVEQKTLALMSEVAAQELPGHSCAVLSGPTFAGEVARGLPTAVTLASATLTRAEALAAQLGTRSFRPYASDDPIGAEIGGAVKNVLAIACGIVEGLGLGENARSALITRGLAEVTRLAVAKGGRPATLMGLSGLGDITLSCNSRQSRNFSLGYCVASGESRSSLLTEGYYSAPAVLGLAKSLNVEMPICEAVHAVLHDGAALAPQIERLLSRPLRNE